A genomic window from Balaenoptera acutorostrata chromosome 20, mBalAcu1.1, whole genome shotgun sequence includes:
- the CCR10 gene encoding C-C chemokine receptor type 10 isoform X2 has product MERRVSWGPYSGDDEEAYSAEPLPELCYKADVQAFSRAFQPSVSLTVAALGLAGNGLVLATHLAARRAARSPTSAHLLQLALADLLLALTLPFAAAGALQGWSLGSVTCRAISGLYSASFHAGFLFLACISADRYVAIARALPTGPRPPVPGRAHLVSVIVWLLSLLLALPALLFSQDGQREGQRRCRLIFPEGLTQTVKGVSAVAQVVLGFALPLGVMAACYALLGRTLLATRGPERRRALRVVVALVAAFVVLQLPYSLALLLDTADLLAARERSCPASKRKDLALLVTGGLALARCGLNPVLYAFLGLRFRQDLRRLLRGRRCSPGPHHRGRCPRRPRLSSCSAPTETNSISFWDY; this is encoded by the exons atggagagaaga GTCTCCTGGGGCCCCTACTCCGGGGACGATGAGGAGGCATACTCGGCTGAGCCGCTGCCAGAACTCTGCTACAAGGCCGATGTCCAGGCCTTCAGTCGGGCCTTCCAACCCAGTGTCTCCCTGACTGTGGCTGCGCTGGGTCTGGCCGGCAATGGCCTGGTCCTGGCCACGCACCTGGCGGCCCGACGCGCTGCCCGCTCGCCCACCTCCGCGCACCTGCTCCAGCTGGCCCTGGCCGACCTTCTGCTGGCTCTGACCCTGCCCTTTGCCGCAGCCGGGGCTCTGCAGGGCTGGAGTCTGGGAAGTGTCACCTGCCGCGCCATCTCGGGCCTCTATTCGGCCTCCTTCCACGCCGGCTTCCTCTTCCTGGCCTGTATCAGCGCCGACCGCTACGTGGCCATCGCGCGGGCCCTCCCAACTGGACCGAGGCCCCCGGTGCCGGGCCGCGCACACTTGGTCTCAGTCATCGTGTGGTTGTTGTCGCTGCTCCTGGCGCTGCCTGCTCTCCTTTTCAGCCAGGATGGGCAGCGAGAAGGCCAGCGGCGCTGCCGTCTCATCTTCCCCGAGGGCCTCACGCAGACGGTGAAGGGGGTGAGCGCCGTGGCGCAGGTGGTCCTGGGCTTCGCGCTGCCGCTGGGCGTCATGGCGGCCTGCTACGCGCTCCTGGGCCGCACGCTGCTGGCCACCAGGGGGCCCGAGCGCCGGCGCGCGCTGCGCGTCGTGGTGGCCCTGGTGGCGGCCTTCGTGGTGCTGCAGCTGCCCTACAGTCTCGCCCTGCTATTGGATACTGCCGACCTCCTGGCGGCCCGCGAGCGGAGCTGCCCCGCCAGCAAGCGCAAGGATCTGGCACTGCTGGTGACCGGGGGCTTGGCCCTCGCCCGCTGCGGCCTCAACCCCGTGCTCTACGCCTTTCTGGGCCTGCGCTTCCGCCAGGACCTGCGGAGGCTGCTACGGGGTCGACGCTGCAGTCCAGGGCCTCACCACCGCGGCCGCTGCCCCCGCCGGCCCCGCCTTTCTTCCTGCTCGGCTCCCACGGAGACCAACAGTATCTCCTTCTGGGACTACTAG
- the PLEKHH3 gene encoding pleckstrin homology domain-containing family H member 3 isoform X1, whose product MPLPGGLWWLLCCRRGFTLLHRDYGDGELSGDGDEDEDEETFELRTPSPAGGGRGPLDVTLTQPVRSGPVSDRLQSWEETRSLIPEKGPSEDDPDVVVKGWLYREPRGGGARPWLPPRRAWFVLTRDSLDQFSSSGKGARRLGSLVLTSLCSVTGPERRPKETGLWSVTVSGRKHSVRLCSPRQAEAERWGVALREVIASKAPLETPTQLLLRDIQESCGDPEAVALIYRRNPILRHTSGALYAPLLPLPYGVSAPGPGYAPLREEAVRLFLALQALEGARRPGPLMQGVLQTCRDLPALRDELFLQLAKQTSGPAGPPGPPATQDPAALRYWQLLTCMSCTFRPGGPVRGHLLGHLERTEQALPDSELAEYARFIRKALGRTRGRELVPSLAEISALSRRQELLCTVHCPGAGACPVAIDSHTTAGDVARELVGRLGLTRSRNAFALYEQRGAQERALAGGTLVADVLTRFENLAAEEAGLEDPPDSSWRLCLRLHGPLHPEGLSPDGHELPFLFEQAHALLLRGRPALPDDTLRAQAALRLRSLHRDFSPRAPLPRLDRLLPTPAPPREDPPRPVPRPPRSAALLAGAIWSPGLAKRRAERARRGGAGRPAGSVAREGGGGAGTAAAVLGGWKRLRGMGRAEAMAAYLALAAQCPGFGAARYDVLELSTEPGGGAPQKLCLGLGAKAMSLSRPGETQPVHSVSYGRVAACQLMGPHTLALRVGESQLLLQSPQVEEIMQLVNAYLANPSPERPSSSPPPCQDLPDTSPPSQHPGLDEPQGQSGCLGQLQD is encoded by the exons ATGCCTCTCCCCGGGggattgtggtggctcctctgcTGCCGTCGAGGCTTTACTCTTCTGCACCGGGACTACGGGGACGGCGAGCTTAGCGGGGACGGGGACGAAGACGAGGACGAGGAGACCTTTGAGCTACGGACCCCGAGTCCAGCGGGCGGCGGGAGG GGCCCCCTGGATGTGACGCTGACTCAGCCTGTGAGGAGCGGGCCAGTCTCAGACAG GCTGCAAAGCTGGGAGGAGACACGGAGCCTCATCCCGGAGAAGGGGCCGTCAGAAGACGACCCAGACGTCGTCGTGAAAG GTTGGCTGTACCGCGAGCCCCGCGGAGGAGGGGCGCGGCCCTGGTTGCCTCCGCGCCGAGCCTGGTTCGTGCTCACCCGGGACTCCTTGGACCAGTTCAGCAGCAGCGGGAAGGGGGCGCGGCGCCTCGGGAGCCTCGTGCTCACCAGCCTGTGCTCGGTGACCGGCCCTGAGCGCAGGCCCAAGGAGACCG GTCTGTGGTCAGTGACCGTGTCTGGCCGGAAGCATAGCGTCCGGCTCTGCTCGCCCCGCCAGGCTGAGGCAGAGCGCTGGGGGGTGGCGCTGCGCGAAGTGATAGCCTCCAAGGCGCCGCTGGAGACCCCCACCCAGCTGCTGCTCAGGGACATTCAG GAGAGTTGTGGGGACCCGGAAGCTGTGGCCCTTATTTACAGACGGAACCCAATTCTGAGGCACACTAGTGGGGCCCTGTATGCCCCACTTCTGCCCCTGCCCTACGGAGTCAGTGCCCCAG GTCCGGGCTACGCTCCCTTGCGCGAGGAGGCGGTGCGGCTGTTCCTGGCGCTGCAGGCCCTGGAGGGGGCGCGGCGCCCCGGGCCCCTGATGCAGGGTGTGCTCCAGACCTGCCGGGACCTGCCCGCGCTCCGAGACGAGCTCTTCCTGCAGCTGGCTAAGCAGACCTCGGGCCCCGCAGGCCCCCCCGGGCCTCCAGCTACCCAAGACCCTGCGGCCCTGCGGTACTGGCAGCTCCTCACTTGCATGAGCTGTACCTTCCGGCCTGGCGGACCTGTACGGGGGCACCTCCTGGGGCATCTGGAGAG GACTGAGCAGGCGCTCCCGGACTCGGAACTGGCGGAATACGCGCGCTTCATACGAAAAGCGCTGGGCCGGACGCGCGGCCGGGAGCTGGTGCCCTCGCTGGCAGAGATTTCTGCGCTGAGCCGACGGCAGGAGTTGTTGTGCACCGTGCACTGTCcgggggctggtgcctgccctgTGGCCATAGACTCCCACACCACGGCGGGAGAC GTTGCTCGAGAGCTGGTGGGGCGGCTGGGCTTGACCCGGAGCCGCAATGCATTCGCGCTGTACGAGCAGCGAGGGGCCCAGGAGCGAGCCCTGGCCGGGGGGACTCTCGTGGCCGACGTGCTCACCAGGTTTGAGAA CTTGGCGGCGGAGGAAGCCGGGCTGGAGGACCCGCCGGACTCCAGCTGGAGACTGTGTCTGCGTCTTCACGGACCACTGCACCCTGAGGGGCTGTCCCCAGACGGTCACGAACTGCCCTTCCTCTTTGAGCAG GCTCACGCTCTGCTGCTGCGCGGCCGGCCAGCCCTGCCCGACGACACGCTGCGCGCCCAGGCGGCGCTGCGCCTGCGGAGTCTGCACCGAGACTTCTCCCCGCGGGCGCCCCTGCCGCGCCTGGACCGCTTGCTGCCCACCCCGGCCCCGCCGCGTGAAGACCCTCCCCGCCCGGTGCCCAGGCCTCCCCGCTCCGCCGCCCTGCTGGCCGGGGCAATCTGGAGCCCGGGCCTGGCCAAGAGGCGGGCGGAGCGGGCCCGGCGCGGCGGGGCCGGCCGCCCGGCGGGAAGCGTGGCCCGCGAGGGAGGAGGTGGCGCCGGCACGGCGGCTGCTGTGCTGGGAGGCTGGAAGCGGCTACGGGGCATGGGCCGAGCTGAGGCCATGGCTGCCTACCTGGCTCTGGCGGCGCAGTGTCCAGGGTTCGGCGCTGCTCGGTATGACGTTCTGGAGCTGAGCACG GAGCCTGGTGGGGGCGCTCCACAGAAGCTATGCCTGGGCCTGGGAGCCAAGGCCATGTCCCTCTCCCGACCGGGTGAGACACAGCCCGTTCACAGTGTCAGCTATGGCCGTGTGGCCGCCTGCCAACTAATGGGCCCCCATACCCTGGCATTGAGGGTGGGAGAGAGCCAGCTCCTCCTGCAGAGTCCCCAG GTGGAAGAGATCATGCAGCTGGTGAATGCCTACTTGGCCAACCCCTCCCCTGAGAGGCCCAGCAGTAGTCCTCCTCCATGCCAAGACCTGCCagacacctcccctcccagccagCACCCGGGCCTGGACGAGCCCCAGGGACAGTCTGGCTGTTTGGGGCAGCTGCAGGACTGA
- the PLEKHH3 gene encoding pleckstrin homology domain-containing family H member 3 isoform X2 has translation MPLPGGLWWLLCCRRGFTLLHRDYGDGELSGDGDEDEDEETFELRTPSPAGGGRGPLDVTLTQPVRSGPVSDRLQSWEETRSLIPEKGPSEDDPDVVVKGWLYREPRGGGARPWLPPRRAWFVLTRDSLDQFSSSGKGARRLGSLVLTSLCSVTGPERRPKETGLWSVTVSGRKHSVRLCSPRQAEAERWGVALREVIASKAPLETPTQLLLRDIQESCGDPEAVALIYRRNPILRHTSGALYAPLLPLPYGVSAPGPGYAPLREEAVRLFLALQALEGARRPGPLMQGVLQTCRDLPALRDELFLQLAKQTSGPAGPPGPPATQDPAALRYWQLLTCMSCTFRPGGPVRGHLLGHLERTEQALPDSELAEYARFIRKALGRTRGRELVPSLAEISALSRRQELLCTVHCPGAGACPVAIDSHTTAGDVARELVGRLGLTRSRNAFALYEQRGAQERALAGGTLVADVLTSLAAEEAGLEDPPDSSWRLCLRLHGPLHPEGLSPDGHELPFLFEQAHALLLRGRPALPDDTLRAQAALRLRSLHRDFSPRAPLPRLDRLLPTPAPPREDPPRPVPRPPRSAALLAGAIWSPGLAKRRAERARRGGAGRPAGSVAREGGGGAGTAAAVLGGWKRLRGMGRAEAMAAYLALAAQCPGFGAARYDVLELSTEPGGGAPQKLCLGLGAKAMSLSRPGETQPVHSVSYGRVAACQLMGPHTLALRVGESQLLLQSPQVEEIMQLVNAYLANPSPERPSSSPPPCQDLPDTSPPSQHPGLDEPQGQSGCLGQLQD, from the exons ATGCCTCTCCCCGGGggattgtggtggctcctctgcTGCCGTCGAGGCTTTACTCTTCTGCACCGGGACTACGGGGACGGCGAGCTTAGCGGGGACGGGGACGAAGACGAGGACGAGGAGACCTTTGAGCTACGGACCCCGAGTCCAGCGGGCGGCGGGAGG GGCCCCCTGGATGTGACGCTGACTCAGCCTGTGAGGAGCGGGCCAGTCTCAGACAG GCTGCAAAGCTGGGAGGAGACACGGAGCCTCATCCCGGAGAAGGGGCCGTCAGAAGACGACCCAGACGTCGTCGTGAAAG GTTGGCTGTACCGCGAGCCCCGCGGAGGAGGGGCGCGGCCCTGGTTGCCTCCGCGCCGAGCCTGGTTCGTGCTCACCCGGGACTCCTTGGACCAGTTCAGCAGCAGCGGGAAGGGGGCGCGGCGCCTCGGGAGCCTCGTGCTCACCAGCCTGTGCTCGGTGACCGGCCCTGAGCGCAGGCCCAAGGAGACCG GTCTGTGGTCAGTGACCGTGTCTGGCCGGAAGCATAGCGTCCGGCTCTGCTCGCCCCGCCAGGCTGAGGCAGAGCGCTGGGGGGTGGCGCTGCGCGAAGTGATAGCCTCCAAGGCGCCGCTGGAGACCCCCACCCAGCTGCTGCTCAGGGACATTCAG GAGAGTTGTGGGGACCCGGAAGCTGTGGCCCTTATTTACAGACGGAACCCAATTCTGAGGCACACTAGTGGGGCCCTGTATGCCCCACTTCTGCCCCTGCCCTACGGAGTCAGTGCCCCAG GTCCGGGCTACGCTCCCTTGCGCGAGGAGGCGGTGCGGCTGTTCCTGGCGCTGCAGGCCCTGGAGGGGGCGCGGCGCCCCGGGCCCCTGATGCAGGGTGTGCTCCAGACCTGCCGGGACCTGCCCGCGCTCCGAGACGAGCTCTTCCTGCAGCTGGCTAAGCAGACCTCGGGCCCCGCAGGCCCCCCCGGGCCTCCAGCTACCCAAGACCCTGCGGCCCTGCGGTACTGGCAGCTCCTCACTTGCATGAGCTGTACCTTCCGGCCTGGCGGACCTGTACGGGGGCACCTCCTGGGGCATCTGGAGAG GACTGAGCAGGCGCTCCCGGACTCGGAACTGGCGGAATACGCGCGCTTCATACGAAAAGCGCTGGGCCGGACGCGCGGCCGGGAGCTGGTGCCCTCGCTGGCAGAGATTTCTGCGCTGAGCCGACGGCAGGAGTTGTTGTGCACCGTGCACTGTCcgggggctggtgcctgccctgTGGCCATAGACTCCCACACCACGGCGGGAGAC GTTGCTCGAGAGCTGGTGGGGCGGCTGGGCTTGACCCGGAGCCGCAATGCATTCGCGCTGTACGAGCAGCGAGGGGCCCAGGAGCGAGCCCTGGCCGGGGGGACTCTCGTGGCCGACGTGCTCACCAG CTTGGCGGCGGAGGAAGCCGGGCTGGAGGACCCGCCGGACTCCAGCTGGAGACTGTGTCTGCGTCTTCACGGACCACTGCACCCTGAGGGGCTGTCCCCAGACGGTCACGAACTGCCCTTCCTCTTTGAGCAG GCTCACGCTCTGCTGCTGCGCGGCCGGCCAGCCCTGCCCGACGACACGCTGCGCGCCCAGGCGGCGCTGCGCCTGCGGAGTCTGCACCGAGACTTCTCCCCGCGGGCGCCCCTGCCGCGCCTGGACCGCTTGCTGCCCACCCCGGCCCCGCCGCGTGAAGACCCTCCCCGCCCGGTGCCCAGGCCTCCCCGCTCCGCCGCCCTGCTGGCCGGGGCAATCTGGAGCCCGGGCCTGGCCAAGAGGCGGGCGGAGCGGGCCCGGCGCGGCGGGGCCGGCCGCCCGGCGGGAAGCGTGGCCCGCGAGGGAGGAGGTGGCGCCGGCACGGCGGCTGCTGTGCTGGGAGGCTGGAAGCGGCTACGGGGCATGGGCCGAGCTGAGGCCATGGCTGCCTACCTGGCTCTGGCGGCGCAGTGTCCAGGGTTCGGCGCTGCTCGGTATGACGTTCTGGAGCTGAGCACG GAGCCTGGTGGGGGCGCTCCACAGAAGCTATGCCTGGGCCTGGGAGCCAAGGCCATGTCCCTCTCCCGACCGGGTGAGACACAGCCCGTTCACAGTGTCAGCTATGGCCGTGTGGCCGCCTGCCAACTAATGGGCCCCCATACCCTGGCATTGAGGGTGGGAGAGAGCCAGCTCCTCCTGCAGAGTCCCCAG GTGGAAGAGATCATGCAGCTGGTGAATGCCTACTTGGCCAACCCCTCCCCTGAGAGGCCCAGCAGTAGTCCTCCTCCATGCCAAGACCTGCCagacacctcccctcccagccagCACCCGGGCCTGGACGAGCCCCAGGGACAGTCTGGCTGTTTGGGGCAGCTGCAGGACTGA
- the TUBG2 gene encoding tubulin gamma-2 chain — protein MPREIITLQLGQCGNQIGFEFWKQLCAEHGISPEGIVEEFATEGTDRKDVFFYQADDEHYIPRAVLLDLEPRVIHSILNSPYAKLYNPENIYLSEHGGGAGNNWASGFSQGEKIHEDIFDIIDREADGSDSLEGFVLCHSIAGGTGSGLGSYLLERLNDRYPKKLVQTYSVFPNQDEMSDVVVQPYNSLLTLKRLTQNADCVVVLDNTALNRIATDRLHIQNPSFSQINQLVSTIMSASTTTLRYPGYMNNDLIGLIASLIPTPRLHFLMTGYTPLTTDQSVASVRKTTVLDVMRRLLQPKNVMVSTGRDRQTNHCYIAILNIIQGEVDPTQVHKSLQRIRERKLANFIPWGPASIQVALSRKSPYLPSAHRVSGLMMANHTSISSLFESSCQQYDKLRKREAFLEQFRKEDIFKENFDELDRSREVVQELIDEYHAATRPDYISWGTQEQ, from the exons ATGCCCCGGGAGATCATCACCCTGCAACTGGGCCAGTGCGGCAACCAGA ttggGTTCGAGTTCTGGAAACAGCTGTGCGCCGAGCATGGTATCAGCCCCGAGGGCATCGTGGAGGAGTTCGCCACCGAAGGCACTGACCGCAAGGACGTCTTTTTCTACCAG GCAGACGATGAGCACTACATCCCCAGGGCGGTGCTGCTGGACCTGGAGCCGCGGGTGATCCATTCCATCCTCAATTCCCCCTACGCCAAGCTCTACAACCCAGAGAACATCTACCTGTCAGAGCATGGAGGAGGAGCTGGCAACAACTGGGCCAGCGGATTCTCCCAG GGTGAGAAAATCCATGAAGACATCTTTGACATCATAGACCGAGAAGCAGATGGAAGTGACAGCCTAGAG GGCTTCGTGCTGTGTCATTCCATCGCTGGGGGCACCGGTTCTGGCCTGGGTTCCTACCTCTTAGAGCGACTGAATGACAG GTACCCCAAGAAGCTGGTGCAGACATACTCAGTGTTTCCCAACCAGGATGAGATGAGCGATGTGGTGGTCCAGCCCTACAACTCACTGCTCACGCTCAAAAGGCTGACCCAGAACGCAGACTGTGTG GTGGTGCTGGACAACACAGCCCTGAACCGGATCGCCACAGACCGCCTGCACATCCAGAACCCATCCTTCTCTCAGATCAACCAGCTG GTGTCCACCATCATGTCGGCCAGCACCACCACCCTGCGCTACCCCGGCTACATGAACAACGACCTCATCGGCCTCATCGCCTCGCTCATTCCCACACCACGGCTCCACTTCCTCATGACTGGCTACACACCCCTCACCACGGACCAGTCG GTGGCCAGCGTGAGGAAGACCACGGTCCTGGACGTCATGAGGAGGCTGCTGCAGCCCAAGAACGTGATGGTGTCCACGGGCCGGGATCGCCAGACCAACCACTGCTACATCGCCATCCTCAACATCATCCAGGGGGAGGTGGACCCCACCCAG GTCCATAAGAGCCTGCAGAGGATCCGGGAACGGAAGTTGGCCAACTTCATCCCCTGGGGCCCAGCCAGCATCCAGGTGGCCCTGTCCAGGAAGTCGCCCTACCTGCCTTCTGCCCACAGGGTCAGCGGGCTCATGATGGCCAACCACACCAGCATCTCCTCG CTCTTTGAAAGTTCCTGCCAGCAGTACGACAAGCTGCGGAAGCGGGAGGCCTTCCTGGAGCAGTTCCGCAAGGAGGACATCTTCAAGGAGAACTTTGACGAGCTGGACAGGTCCAGGGAGGTCGTGCAGGAGCTTATTGACGAGTACCATGCAGCCACGCGGCCAGACTACATCTCCTGGGGCACCCAGGAGCAGTGA
- the CCR10 gene encoding C-C chemokine receptor type 10 isoform X1, which yields MSSPRVSWGPYSGDDEEAYSAEPLPELCYKADVQAFSRAFQPSVSLTVAALGLAGNGLVLATHLAARRAARSPTSAHLLQLALADLLLALTLPFAAAGALQGWSLGSVTCRAISGLYSASFHAGFLFLACISADRYVAIARALPTGPRPPVPGRAHLVSVIVWLLSLLLALPALLFSQDGQREGQRRCRLIFPEGLTQTVKGVSAVAQVVLGFALPLGVMAACYALLGRTLLATRGPERRRALRVVVALVAAFVVLQLPYSLALLLDTADLLAARERSCPASKRKDLALLVTGGLALARCGLNPVLYAFLGLRFRQDLRRLLRGRRCSPGPHHRGRCPRRPRLSSCSAPTETNSISFWDY from the exons ATGTCTTCTCCCCGG GTCTCCTGGGGCCCCTACTCCGGGGACGATGAGGAGGCATACTCGGCTGAGCCGCTGCCAGAACTCTGCTACAAGGCCGATGTCCAGGCCTTCAGTCGGGCCTTCCAACCCAGTGTCTCCCTGACTGTGGCTGCGCTGGGTCTGGCCGGCAATGGCCTGGTCCTGGCCACGCACCTGGCGGCCCGACGCGCTGCCCGCTCGCCCACCTCCGCGCACCTGCTCCAGCTGGCCCTGGCCGACCTTCTGCTGGCTCTGACCCTGCCCTTTGCCGCAGCCGGGGCTCTGCAGGGCTGGAGTCTGGGAAGTGTCACCTGCCGCGCCATCTCGGGCCTCTATTCGGCCTCCTTCCACGCCGGCTTCCTCTTCCTGGCCTGTATCAGCGCCGACCGCTACGTGGCCATCGCGCGGGCCCTCCCAACTGGACCGAGGCCCCCGGTGCCGGGCCGCGCACACTTGGTCTCAGTCATCGTGTGGTTGTTGTCGCTGCTCCTGGCGCTGCCTGCTCTCCTTTTCAGCCAGGATGGGCAGCGAGAAGGCCAGCGGCGCTGCCGTCTCATCTTCCCCGAGGGCCTCACGCAGACGGTGAAGGGGGTGAGCGCCGTGGCGCAGGTGGTCCTGGGCTTCGCGCTGCCGCTGGGCGTCATGGCGGCCTGCTACGCGCTCCTGGGCCGCACGCTGCTGGCCACCAGGGGGCCCGAGCGCCGGCGCGCGCTGCGCGTCGTGGTGGCCCTGGTGGCGGCCTTCGTGGTGCTGCAGCTGCCCTACAGTCTCGCCCTGCTATTGGATACTGCCGACCTCCTGGCGGCCCGCGAGCGGAGCTGCCCCGCCAGCAAGCGCAAGGATCTGGCACTGCTGGTGACCGGGGGCTTGGCCCTCGCCCGCTGCGGCCTCAACCCCGTGCTCTACGCCTTTCTGGGCCTGCGCTTCCGCCAGGACCTGCGGAGGCTGCTACGGGGTCGACGCTGCAGTCCAGGGCCTCACCACCGCGGCCGCTGCCCCCGCCGGCCCCGCCTTTCTTCCTGCTCGGCTCCCACGGAGACCAACAGTATCTCCTTCTGGGACTACTAG